Below is a window of Tolypothrix bouteillei VB521301 DNA.
CAATTTATCAGATAGTATTGACGGCAACTTTCACCTAAATAACTTAATATTTTTTGACGTTCCTCTGTTAAATTGCTCATTTGTTGCTGTCCATCTATCAGCAACAAATGTACAGATTGAAACATCTGAAATATCCATCTCATTGTCGGTTTATTTGTGAATTTTGTTACCTGATTTCTGACGCTACCATCTGATAATAATAATGCTTGCCTCAACTTTCTTTGTGCTAGGTTATAGAATAGATTCAACCCGCGTTTTAGTAATATGAAAGTTAATTGGGAACTAACTGCACTCTCTAATGCAGTTAGTTAACTCTAGGTTTAACGTTTAAGGAGTGGTAAGCTTTGCTACATCTACGTGATTAAGGACGTACACCATATACATTAAAAGTATTTAGCGTATCGGGCACTAAAGAATTTTTTTCAACTACAACATTAAATTCATTGTTAGTAAGGATTTCTTGAATTCTCTCTAATCTGCCTTCTCGGGCATGCACCTCAATAACTACTTGCTTTATTTTCTTCCAGTCACTCTGATTGATACCTTGTAAAACTTGATATTCTTCACCTTCTACATCTATTTTTAATAAGTCAATAGACCTAATATTTAAATCATTAACTATAGAAGATAAAGTTTTAACTTCACCCTTAACTAGCTGACTTTGAAACAGATATTTTACTTTTTCCTCATTTAAGAGACTAGTCATAACTTTTCGTTGTTCTAATTTTTCTATTGGTTTTATTGTTGAATTACCAGCCATATTTGGATAAAATGTAAACAATACATCTGCTTTATTTTGTGAACTTAATCCATAATTAAATAATGATATATTGGCTACAGAGTGCAACCGAATATTAGCTTGTAGTATCTCAAATATCTCCCTTACAGGTTCAAATGCGTAAATTTTTACTTTCTTTTGCAGTTTATTAATAAATAAAGAAAATAATCCTATATTAGCTCCAACATCAAAAATACAATTTCCTTCATTAATAGCAATACCATTTCTAATATATTGCTGTTCTGTAAAAATTTCGGAATATATATATTCAGTTTCTTCTTTACCAAGATAATAACATTCCAGATTATTGGGCAAAGTTAACTTTTTAAATTCCATGCTTGACGCTCCTTATTGGATTTTTAAGAAGATGGTTGTAAAGGCTACCGTTGTATCAAGATTTCCCCTATCCTAACCTGCCTTAGAAGAGGGATTTAGGGGGGAAGCATCGCAATTTGGCAAAAACACTCTTGCGATGTTCGTAATCGCCGCTATACAAGCAAAGCCTGTGTAGGCAGACTTTGCTATGGCCCTAAAATTCGGTTCTTACAGGCTTTTTTTGCACTCGTAGGTATGCTCCCTTCAGGGGGAGTTAATATTTTGGATATCTCAGTCACCAGTTTTAAAACATCTTCTAATAAATACGTAACTTTTAAAAGAAAATGAGCTTACGCCAGTACTGGTTTTCTTGTGAATACAGCCTTTTCTATAATATCAGCAGCGCGAGTCACTCCTCCCGCTTTACGAATCGCTTCTTGTAATCTCAAAGCATTTTGCTTGTAAGAGTCTTGTGTCAAAACTCGCTCGATCGCACTTCGCAATCTAGGTACACTTAATTTTTGTAGCGGCACAACTTCACCTGTTCTGGTCCAAGCAATACGTGCTGCTACCCCTGGTCCATCATTAGCAATTGGAATTGCTACTATCGGTACACCATTACTTAGAGATTCTAGAGTTGTATTTAGACCAGCATGGGTAATAGTCAGAGAGCTTTTTTTTAACAACTCTAATTGCGGCGCATATTTAACAACCAAAGGAGATTCAGGTAAGTTAGGTAGGGCTTCTGGTTCCAATGC
It encodes the following:
- a CDS encoding FkbM family methyltransferase, which translates into the protein MEFKKLTLPNNLECYYLGKEETEYIYSEIFTEQQYIRNGIAINEGNCIFDVGANIGLFSLFINKLQKKVKIYAFEPVREIFEILQANIRLHSVANISLFNYGLSSQNKADVLFTFYPNMAGNSTIKPIEKLEQRKVMTSLLNEEKVKYLFQSQLVKGEVKTLSSIVNDLNIRSIDLLKIDVEGEEYQVLQGINQSDWKKIKQVVIEVHAREGRLERIQEILTNNEFNVVVEKNSLVPDTLNTFNVYGVRP